A portion of the Dethiosulfovibrio faecalis genome contains these proteins:
- a CDS encoding molybdopterin-dependent aldehyde oxidoreductase, translated as MSKLSKKRIEVNGVQMDVAADDNEMLVNVIRRQLGLTGTKLGCGKGQCGACNVIMDGKVVRSCITKWSKVPECSEILTVEGLGTPTALHAIQWAFIANAAVQCGFCTPGFIMAAKALLDENPSPTREEVRDWFQKTRNVCRCTGYRHIVDAVMEAAEVLRGEKPMTDFAKKLNPDGTLWGSSYPRPSAAFKVTGLWDFGDDARDKLPEGALYAAIAQAEVSHANIKSIDTSEAEEMPGVFKVITAKDVKGNNRINGLTFPSNKGDGWDRPILCEEKIFQYGDAYAMVCADTEEHARDAAKAIKVDLEVLPAYLNAMDAKADDAIEIHPGTPNVYYEQGIIKGDETSDIMKKCAFEVDGDFYLQRQPHLTMETDVGYGYYDEDGVLCIHSKSIGIHIHHAMIVDGLGLEPEKLRLIQNNAGGTFGYKFSPTMESLIGVAVMATDRPVFLRYDMEQHITYTGKRSPFWMNMRYGADEKGQIKAMESEYYVDHGPYSEFGDLLTVRGVQFMGSPYGIENIRGKGYTVCTNHAWGSAFRGYGSPQAFLATEVLVDMLADKMGMDPLDIREKNVNVCAETGGTFPSGQPFDAYPFPEMVRRIRPKYEEAKKKAEAESTDQVKRGVGISLGIYGCGLDGEDSSSAAVEMLPDGVRIYDAWEDHGQGADAGTRGTASKALEPLGLKPEQIKLYKNDTAKCPNSGPAGGSRSQVMTGNAIRVACEKFLHAIKKDDGTYRTYDEMVAENLPLKYEGTWTATMCSACDPVTGQGEPFPVYMYGLFMTEVAIEVATGKASVEGMTLIADVGTINNKEVVDGQLYGGMAQGIGLALTEDFEDIDRQRTIASCGVPYIKDIPDALTLDYVETPREHGPFGAAGCGELPLTAPHASVINAIHDATGAWVTHLPATPEKVKAAMEELR; from the coding sequence ATGTCGAAGTTGAGCAAAAAGCGCATCGAGGTAAACGGCGTTCAGATGGACGTGGCGGCCGACGATAACGAGATGTTGGTCAACGTCATCCGCAGGCAGCTCGGACTCACCGGAACGAAACTGGGTTGCGGCAAGGGACAGTGTGGAGCCTGCAACGTCATAATGGACGGCAAGGTCGTAAGATCCTGCATAACCAAATGGAGCAAGGTCCCCGAATGCTCCGAGATACTGACTGTCGAGGGACTCGGCACTCCGACCGCGCTTCACGCCATACAGTGGGCCTTCATAGCCAACGCCGCGGTTCAATGCGGCTTCTGCACCCCGGGCTTCATCATGGCGGCCAAGGCCCTGCTGGACGAAAACCCCTCCCCTACGAGGGAAGAGGTCCGTGACTGGTTCCAAAAGACCCGAAACGTCTGCCGCTGCACCGGCTACAGACACATAGTCGACGCCGTGATGGAGGCTGCCGAGGTGCTAAGAGGCGAAAAGCCGATGACCGACTTCGCCAAAAAACTCAACCCGGACGGAACCCTCTGGGGCTCTTCCTATCCAAGGCCCAGCGCAGCCTTCAAGGTAACAGGGCTCTGGGACTTCGGCGACGACGCCAGGGACAAACTGCCTGAAGGAGCGCTCTATGCGGCCATAGCTCAGGCCGAGGTCTCCCACGCCAACATCAAATCCATAGACACATCCGAGGCAGAGGAGATGCCCGGAGTCTTCAAGGTCATAACCGCCAAGGACGTCAAGGGAAACAACCGTATCAACGGCCTGACCTTCCCGAGCAACAAGGGAGACGGATGGGACCGCCCCATACTGTGCGAGGAGAAGATCTTCCAGTACGGCGACGCCTACGCCATGGTCTGCGCCGACACGGAGGAACACGCCAGAGATGCAGCCAAGGCGATCAAGGTCGACCTGGAGGTCCTTCCAGCCTACCTCAACGCCATGGACGCCAAGGCGGACGACGCCATAGAGATCCATCCCGGAACGCCCAACGTCTACTACGAGCAGGGGATAATCAAGGGCGACGAGACCTCGGATATCATGAAAAAATGCGCCTTCGAGGTAGATGGAGATTTCTACCTACAGAGACAGCCCCATCTGACCATGGAGACCGACGTGGGATACGGCTACTACGACGAGGACGGTGTTCTCTGCATCCACTCCAAGAGCATCGGAATCCACATACACCACGCAATGATAGTGGACGGTCTGGGCCTCGAGCCGGAGAAGCTCCGTCTCATACAGAACAACGCCGGCGGGACCTTCGGCTATAAGTTCAGCCCCACCATGGAGTCCCTCATAGGAGTGGCGGTCATGGCCACGGACAGGCCCGTTTTCCTGCGCTACGACATGGAGCAGCACATAACCTACACGGGCAAGAGATCGCCGTTCTGGATGAACATGCGCTACGGAGCGGACGAAAAGGGACAGATAAAGGCCATGGAGTCGGAGTACTACGTGGACCACGGCCCCTACTCGGAGTTCGGAGACCTTCTGACGGTAAGAGGTGTCCAGTTCATGGGATCCCCCTACGGTATAGAGAACATCAGGGGCAAGGGATACACCGTCTGCACCAACCACGCCTGGGGCTCGGCCTTCCGGGGATACGGATCTCCTCAGGCCTTCCTGGCGACGGAGGTCCTGGTGGACATGCTGGCGGACAAGATGGGGATGGACCCCCTGGACATAAGGGAGAAGAACGTTAACGTCTGCGCCGAGACCGGCGGGACCTTTCCGTCGGGACAGCCCTTCGACGCCTATCCGTTCCCCGAGATGGTCCGGCGGATACGCCCCAAATACGAAGAGGCCAAGAAGAAGGCCGAGGCCGAGTCCACCGACCAGGTCAAACGTGGCGTGGGAATCTCTCTGGGAATATACGGCTGCGGCCTGGACGGAGAGGACAGCAGCTCCGCCGCGGTGGAGATGCTCCCCGACGGGGTCAGGATCTACGACGCCTGGGAGGATCACGGCCAGGGAGCGGACGCCGGTACCAGGGGCACCGCGTCCAAGGCGCTCGAACCACTGGGTCTGAAACCGGAACAGATAAAGCTCTACAAGAACGACACGGCCAAGTGTCCCAACTCGGGACCTGCCGGAGGCAGCCGTTCCCAGGTCATGACCGGCAACGCCATAAGGGTGGCCTGCGAGAAGTTCCTCCACGCCATCAAGAAGGACGACGGCACCTACAGGACCTACGACGAGATGGTCGCTGAAAATCTGCCCCTCAAGTACGAGGGAACCTGGACAGCCACCATGTGCTCCGCCTGTGATCCCGTCACAGGACAGGGAGAGCCCTTCCCGGTCTACATGTACGGTCTATTCATGACCGAGGTCGCCATTGAGGTAGCCACGGGAAAGGCCTCCGTCGAGGGAATGACCCTTATAGCAGACGTGGGAACCATAAACAACAAGGAGGTCGTGGACGGACAGCTTTACGGAGGTATGGCCCAGGGCATAGGCCTGGCTCTCACGGAGGACTTCGAGGACATAGACAGACAGAGGACCATAGCCTCCTGCGGAGTTCCCTACATCAAGGACATACCGGACGCCCTTACGCTGGACTACGTCGAGACCCCGAGGGAACACGGTCCCTTCGGAGCCGCCGGATGCGGCGAGCTTCCTCTGACCGCACCTCACGCCTCGGTGATAAACGCAATCCACGATGCCACGGGAGCCTGGGTAACCCATCTGCCCGCAACCCCCGAAAAGGTGAAGGCAGCCATGGAGGAACTCCGTTAG
- a CDS encoding CoA transferase subunit A yields the protein MPIKVVKPVMSPSEAVSSIKDGTSIMVGGFNYGGVPYTLVEALCEAGTKDLHLIANDTVYADDRHPDGIGHGSLVVNGQVSKVTASHIGLNKVTQKLYNEGKMELELVPQGTFVERIRAGGFGLGGFLTPTGVGTVVEEGKQVMEIQGKKYILELPLKADVALIKAHKADRYGNLTYFGTNRNFNPAMATAADLVIAEVDSVVEQGEIDPNDVVTPGILVDILVLKGDSYYASRT from the coding sequence ATGCCCATAAAAGTGGTTAAACCGGTCATGTCGCCTTCCGAGGCGGTCTCCTCCATAAAGGACGGAACCTCGATCATGGTCGGAGGATTCAACTACGGAGGTGTTCCCTACACCCTGGTGGAGGCCCTCTGCGAAGCCGGCACCAAGGACCTGCATCTGATAGCCAACGATACGGTCTACGCCGACGACAGACACCCCGACGGGATAGGACACGGTTCCCTGGTGGTGAACGGACAGGTATCCAAGGTGACGGCCTCCCATATAGGTCTCAACAAGGTGACCCAGAAGCTCTACAACGAGGGGAAAATGGAGCTGGAGCTCGTCCCTCAGGGAACCTTCGTCGAGAGGATAAGGGCCGGTGGATTCGGCCTCGGAGGATTTCTCACCCCCACAGGGGTGGGAACGGTCGTGGAGGAAGGCAAACAGGTGATGGAGATCCAAGGGAAAAAGTACATCCTGGAGCTCCCCCTGAAAGCCGACGTGGCATTGATAAAAGCCCACAAAGCAGACCGCTACGGGAACCTGACCTATTTCGGAACGAACAGAAACTTCAATCCCGCCATGGCCACGGCGGCGGACCTGGTAATAGCGGAGGTGGACTCGGTGGTGGAACAGGGGGAGATCGACCCCAACGACGTGGTCACTCCGGGAATCCTTGTGGATATTCTAGTGCTGAAGGGGGACTCCTACTATGCTTCCCGTACTTGA
- a CDS encoding aspartate aminotransferase family protein gives MDFGKLIPRSYKNELRKAVRGEGIYLYDEDGKEFIDGCSGALISSLGHGNEEVAKAVYDQLVKLEFAHPSRWRNDATLEAAEEVASIAPGDLKNVWFVSGGSEAIESALKIARQYFVERDGKGSGKTTFIARWNSYHGSTIGTMGLAGSMPRRRDFTPLFQETPKIQPHYCYRCPYGQTYPSCGVRCARSLENEILRLGPERVLAFVAEPVVGSTVGGLHPPVEYWPIVREICTKYDVLLIADEVMTGIGRTGKAFCVNHWDVIPDIICSAKAMASGYSPAGAILVSQKLVDVLKGGSGAFQHGHTYNANPATAAAVTATLRIMKRDGLFENAAARGEELMKGLRELMDIPIVGEVRGMGLMRGVEIVADKATKAPFPAKTKAAAVVTSCCMDHGLVVYPGTGMISGVAGDQFLVAPPLIVTSEQIGEILARLRKGLEDAVKKLNG, from the coding sequence ATGGATTTCGGCAAACTGATACCAAGGAGCTACAAAAACGAGCTCAGAAAGGCGGTTCGAGGCGAGGGAATATACCTCTACGACGAGGACGGCAAGGAGTTCATCGACGGATGTAGCGGGGCCCTCATCTCCAGCCTGGGACACGGCAACGAAGAGGTGGCGAAGGCCGTATACGATCAGCTCGTTAAGCTGGAGTTCGCCCATCCCTCCAGATGGAGAAACGACGCCACCCTTGAGGCGGCGGAGGAAGTGGCGTCCATAGCTCCCGGAGACCTGAAGAACGTCTGGTTCGTCAGCGGAGGCAGCGAGGCCATAGAGTCGGCACTCAAAATCGCCAGACAGTATTTCGTAGAGAGGGACGGCAAGGGGTCCGGCAAGACCACTTTCATTGCCCGTTGGAACTCCTATCACGGTTCCACCATAGGGACCATGGGACTGGCCGGAAGCATGCCTCGTCGGAGGGACTTCACCCCCCTTTTCCAGGAGACGCCGAAGATCCAGCCCCACTACTGCTACAGATGCCCCTACGGACAGACCTATCCGTCCTGCGGGGTGAGATGCGCCAGGTCTCTGGAGAACGAGATACTCCGCCTGGGACCGGAAAGGGTGCTGGCCTTCGTGGCCGAACCGGTGGTGGGGTCGACCGTGGGAGGGCTCCATCCTCCGGTGGAATACTGGCCCATCGTCAGGGAGATCTGCACCAAATACGACGTACTGCTCATCGCAGACGAGGTCATGACCGGGATAGGACGGACAGGCAAGGCCTTCTGCGTGAACCACTGGGACGTGATTCCCGACATCATCTGCTCCGCCAAGGCCATGGCCAGCGGCTACTCCCCAGCCGGTGCCATCTTGGTCAGTCAGAAATTGGTAGACGTATTGAAAGGAGGCTCCGGAGCCTTCCAGCACGGACATACCTACAACGCCAACCCCGCCACGGCCGCGGCGGTGACGGCAACCCTTCGGATAATGAAGCGGGACGGATTATTCGAGAACGCCGCTGCCAGAGGCGAGGAACTCATGAAGGGACTGAGGGAACTCATGGACATCCCCATAGTGGGAGAGGTCCGAGGCATGGGGCTCATGAGAGGTGTGGAGATAGTGGCGGACAAGGCCACCAAGGCTCCGTTCCCGGCGAAGACCAAGGCCGCCGCCGTGGTCACATCCTGCTGCATGGACCACGGCCTGGTGGTATACCCCGGAACGGGCATGATCAGCGGAGTGGCCGGAGACCAGTTCCTGGTGGCCCCTCCCCTGATAGTAACGTCGGAACAGATAGGAGAGATACTTGCCAGACTCCGTAAAGGACTGGAGGACGCGGTTAAAAAACTGAACGGCTAG
- a CDS encoding TRAP transporter permease, whose amino-acid sequence MSEEILKNPLPVEEPDSKKRTLTGWQYTLVAGLALAASSFHLYTAAFGLFAAMYQRSVHWLFMGVILFLIYPASKNRPKDRIDPLDWVLAILLAIGCLNILLNWQEIAIRQGAPIASDVYLGVIMVVLVIEGTRRAMGWPLPIMAIISLLYAFFGPYFPGILAHGGIPIGELAPFQYLRTDGIFGVPLGVSASFIFLFVLFGAFLSTSGAGQFFIDLAVALTGRSQGGPGKAAVVSSALMGTVSGSSCANTVTTGAFTIPLMKQSGYRSEFAGAIVAAASTGGQVMPPVMGAAAFIMAQFLGISYWEIVVAAAIPATLYFVSIMAMVHFRAGKIGMKRLSGEDLPKAGKVLKEGWHLLIPIITLIAFLATGYSPVKAVFWSIVFLIGCSWIGKKEHRMTPRRILQAMIDGAIGAVDVAAACACSGIVIGVIGITGVGLAFSSFVLSLSHGILPLALMLTMVGSIILGMGVPTTAQYIITSTLAAPALAEMGVPMMAAHLFCLYFGVLADVTPPVALATYAASGIAKSNPMKTGFTALVVAVAGFLVPYMFVYNHYLLFQGNIFQIAIGCGSAFLCIIGLASGVQGYFLTHINIVERAALLATPFLIIAPYMTANLVAVGLMVAVFMFQKLKLSRAAQLSSDG is encoded by the coding sequence ATGAGCGAAGAAATCCTAAAAAACCCGCTTCCGGTGGAGGAACCGGACTCCAAAAAACGGACCCTCACGGGATGGCAATACACGCTGGTGGCGGGGCTGGCTTTGGCCGCTTCGTCCTTTCACCTCTACACCGCAGCCTTCGGGCTTTTCGCCGCCATGTACCAGCGCAGCGTTCACTGGCTTTTCATGGGCGTCATACTGTTTCTGATATACCCGGCATCCAAAAACCGACCAAAAGACCGCATAGACCCTCTGGACTGGGTCCTGGCGATCCTTCTCGCCATAGGATGTCTCAACATATTGCTGAACTGGCAGGAGATAGCCATCAGACAGGGGGCCCCCATAGCCTCCGACGTCTATCTTGGAGTGATAATGGTGGTCCTCGTCATAGAGGGAACCAGAAGAGCCATGGGATGGCCGCTTCCGATAATGGCGATCATATCGCTGCTCTACGCGTTCTTCGGCCCCTACTTCCCCGGGATACTGGCCCACGGAGGAATTCCCATAGGGGAACTGGCTCCCTTCCAGTACCTAAGGACCGACGGAATATTCGGGGTACCCCTGGGGGTCTCGGCCAGTTTCATCTTCCTCTTCGTCCTTTTCGGGGCCTTCCTGAGCACGTCCGGAGCGGGACAGTTCTTCATAGATCTGGCCGTCGCTCTGACAGGGCGGAGTCAGGGAGGACCTGGAAAGGCGGCGGTGGTCTCCAGCGCCCTCATGGGAACCGTCTCGGGCAGTTCCTGCGCCAACACGGTCACCACCGGGGCATTCACCATCCCACTGATGAAGCAATCGGGCTACAGAAGCGAGTTCGCCGGTGCCATAGTGGCGGCGGCCTCGACGGGAGGACAGGTAATGCCCCCTGTCATGGGGGCGGCGGCCTTCATAATGGCCCAGTTCCTCGGCATATCCTACTGGGAGATCGTCGTGGCAGCGGCCATACCGGCCACCCTGTACTTCGTATCAATAATGGCCATGGTCCACTTCAGGGCCGGCAAGATCGGCATGAAACGGCTTAGCGGAGAGGACCTTCCAAAGGCCGGCAAGGTCCTTAAAGAGGGATGGCATCTGCTGATCCCCATAATCACCTTGATAGCGTTCCTCGCCACAGGCTACTCGCCGGTGAAGGCGGTCTTCTGGTCCATAGTCTTTCTGATCGGCTGTTCCTGGATCGGCAAAAAGGAACACCGCATGACCCCCAGAAGGATACTCCAGGCCATGATAGACGGCGCCATAGGAGCGGTGGACGTGGCAGCGGCATGCGCCTGTTCGGGGATAGTCATAGGGGTGATAGGGATCACCGGAGTGGGACTGGCCTTTTCCTCCTTCGTCCTCAGCCTCTCCCACGGCATACTGCCCTTGGCTCTGATGCTCACCATGGTCGGATCGATAATACTCGGCATGGGGGTTCCCACCACGGCCCAGTACATCATAACCTCGACCCTGGCGGCTCCGGCCCTGGCGGAGATGGGAGTTCCCATGATGGCGGCCCACCTCTTCTGCCTCTACTTCGGGGTTCTGGCGGACGTCACTCCTCCCGTGGCCCTGGCCACCTACGCGGCCTCGGGAATAGCGAAGTCGAACCCGATGAAGACCGGATTCACCGCTCTGGTAGTCGCAGTGGCGGGATTCCTCGTTCCATATATGTTCGTGTATAACCACTATCTCCTGTTCCAGGGAAACATCTTCCAGATAGCCATAGGCTGCGGCTCGGCCTTCCTGTGCATCATAGGACTGGCCTCCGGCGTTCAGGGCTACTTCCTGACCCACATAAACATCGTGGAGAGAGCCGCTTTGCTAGCGACGCCGTTTTTGATAATAGCTCCCTACATGACCGCCAATCTGGTAGCGGTTGGGCTCATGGTAGCGGTGTTCATGTTCCAGAAGCTCAAGCTGTCGAGAGCCGCCCAGCTGTCGTCCGACGGATAA
- a CDS encoding pyridine nucleotide-disulfide oxidoreductase/dicluster-binding protein has product MDNRRMRELEEMCIQEDPPFCQAACPLGMDGRGLCSDLAAGTVDKARAKVEEGLPLPLLLCRICDEPCRTACPKGRSGDAISMALLERYSLENGKAPRKRPSFLSPRTDRIALVGSGLAAMAALESLRAKRYLPQVYIPDGDLAAQLREDKRLPRDLLDETLERLLEGLNVVTESPSLEELSEFGGVVIADESPLRYPGPTDDVTFATEVTGLFSLPLPSGSPSTEARRGLEAVLSLERHLQGASLESGRTKKTDRNTRLKAPEDDTPSKATVPRGETYSSEEATAEAARCLLCQCLICHPWCLYLQEYGGSPRKYIRTYHNNLIINKGNRTANRMIDSCTLCGLCAEVCPTGLDVGQASLESRRKMVETGHMPPSHHDYPLRDMASALEETDFLLDPTGGSPEWLFFPGCQLGASEPRWVSESYRYLTDRLESVALWVSCCGAPARWGGREALYMDVMDLWIERWEGLGRPKVVTACSTCHGLLKERLPEGTAVTLWETMDKLGLPEEGDVSAETVTVSDPCTARDDRTAQEAVRNLLRRRGLALEEHPRSGRTTECCGFGGLVFSANPDLAKRSATRRVQEAGHPMVVSCAMCRELYSRTGHPTWHILELLLSPEGKAPSPKPFPGWSARRENRKRLKADMTSGTVPKEPSESLVMDEKLRQNLDDRWIIEEEILKVIEEAQSGGPRLRRKDSDVYLAYSVLSERTLWVEYSPEGDRWRIHDSYSHRMTIQEVTR; this is encoded by the coding sequence ATGGACAACCGCCGGATGAGAGAACTGGAGGAAATGTGCATCCAGGAAGACCCTCCCTTCTGTCAGGCAGCATGCCCTCTGGGCATGGACGGCAGAGGACTCTGTTCCGATCTGGCGGCGGGAACGGTCGACAAGGCCAGAGCGAAGGTGGAGGAGGGGCTTCCCTTGCCCCTCCTCCTCTGTCGTATATGCGACGAGCCCTGCAGGACAGCCTGCCCGAAGGGACGCTCCGGAGACGCCATATCCATGGCACTTCTGGAGCGCTACTCCCTGGAGAACGGCAAGGCTCCGAGAAAGAGGCCGTCCTTCCTGTCGCCGAGAACGGACCGAATAGCCCTCGTGGGCTCCGGGTTAGCCGCCATGGCCGCCCTGGAGAGCCTGAGGGCTAAACGCTATCTGCCCCAGGTATACATCCCGGACGGAGACCTCGCCGCCCAACTGAGAGAGGACAAGAGGCTGCCTCGGGATCTGCTGGACGAGACGTTGGAACGACTTCTGGAAGGGTTGAACGTAGTGACGGAGAGCCCTTCTCTGGAGGAACTGTCCGAGTTCGGCGGGGTCGTCATAGCAGACGAATCTCCCCTGAGATACCCCGGACCGACGGACGACGTCACCTTCGCCACCGAAGTGACCGGACTGTTCTCCCTGCCCCTGCCGTCCGGATCTCCCTCCACCGAGGCCAGGAGAGGACTGGAGGCGGTCCTCTCCCTGGAGAGACACCTACAGGGGGCCTCCCTTGAATCGGGACGGACGAAAAAAACCGACAGAAACACCAGACTGAAGGCCCCGGAGGACGACACCCCATCGAAGGCGACCGTGCCAAGAGGGGAAACCTACAGCTCCGAGGAGGCCACAGCCGAGGCGGCCAGATGCCTTCTATGTCAATGTCTCATATGTCATCCCTGGTGTCTGTATCTACAGGAATACGGGGGATCGCCCAGAAAATATATAAGGACCTACCACAACAACCTCATAATCAACAAGGGAAACAGGACTGCCAACAGGATGATAGACTCATGCACCCTATGCGGGCTATGCGCCGAGGTCTGTCCCACCGGTCTGGACGTAGGTCAGGCCAGTTTGGAGTCCAGGAGAAAGATGGTGGAGACCGGTCACATGCCTCCGTCGCACCACGACTACCCCCTCAGGGACATGGCCTCCGCCCTGGAGGAGACCGATTTCCTGCTGGACCCCACCGGAGGCTCGCCCGAATGGCTTTTCTTCCCCGGATGCCAGCTGGGGGCATCCGAGCCTCGCTGGGTAAGCGAATCCTACCGCTACCTTACGGACCGGCTCGAATCCGTCGCCCTATGGGTAAGCTGCTGCGGCGCTCCCGCCAGATGGGGAGGCAGAGAGGCCCTCTACATGGACGTCATGGACCTGTGGATCGAGAGATGGGAGGGTCTGGGCCGTCCGAAGGTCGTGACCGCCTGCTCCACCTGCCACGGCCTGCTGAAGGAAAGGCTTCCGGAAGGCACAGCCGTCACCCTGTGGGAGACGATGGATAAACTGGGCCTTCCCGAGGAGGGAGACGTCTCCGCCGAGACTGTCACCGTCAGCGACCCCTGTACGGCCAGAGACGACCGGACAGCCCAAGAGGCGGTCAGGAACCTGCTTAGAAGGCGGGGGCTGGCCCTGGAGGAACATCCCCGTTCCGGCAGGACCACCGAATGCTGCGGCTTCGGAGGGCTGGTCTTCTCAGCCAACCCCGACCTGGCTAAGAGATCCGCCACCAGAAGGGTACAGGAGGCAGGACACCCTATGGTGGTATCCTGCGCCATGTGCCGGGAGCTGTACTCCAGGACCGGTCACCCCACCTGGCATATACTGGAACTGCTACTCTCCCCCGAGGGTAAGGCGCCGTCGCCCAAGCCGTTCCCGGGGTGGAGCGCCAGACGGGAGAACCGCAAGAGGCTCAAGGCCGATATGACGTCGGGAACGGTCCCGAAAGAGCCGTCCGAATCGCTCGTCATGGACGAGAAACTGAGGCAAAATCTTGACGACCGATGGATAATAGAGGAGGAGATTCTCAAGGTCATAGAGGAAGCCCAGTCGGGAGGTCCCAGGCTCAGGAGAAAGGACTCGGATGTATATCTAGCCTACTCGGTGCTGAGTGAGAGAACCCTGTGGGTAGAGTACTCCCCCGAGGGAGACCGCTGGAGGATCCACGACTCCTACAGCCATCGAATGACCATCCAGGAGGTGACGAGATGA
- a CDS encoding 3-oxoacid CoA-transferase subunit B encodes MLPVLDGELIRHRIARRIAMDLEDGSVVNLGIGIPTLVSDHIPEGIEVVFQTENGVVGAGPKPEKTDWRFIGAGGRCLTILPGGALVASDFSFGMIRGGHLDATVLGALQIDEDANLANWMVPGKMVPGMGGAMDLVSGARRVIVATTHVTKKGEPKIIPKCTLPLTGTDVVDTVVTEFALFRFIDGKLTLCEIAPEVTLEDIQEHTAASFAVVEDLPTMKGCDMEKEEREA; translated from the coding sequence ATGCTTCCCGTACTTGATGGAGAACTGATACGCCATCGCATAGCCCGACGGATCGCAATGGACCTGGAGGACGGCTCGGTCGTAAACCTGGGAATAGGAATTCCCACCCTGGTATCGGACCACATACCTGAAGGGATCGAGGTCGTCTTTCAGACCGAGAACGGGGTGGTCGGAGCGGGACCTAAGCCGGAAAAGACCGACTGGCGCTTCATAGGCGCCGGAGGCAGATGTCTGACCATACTGCCTGGAGGCGCCCTTGTGGCCAGCGACTTCAGCTTCGGCATGATAAGGGGCGGCCATCTGGACGCCACGGTGCTGGGAGCTCTTCAGATAGACGAGGACGCCAACCTGGCCAACTGGATGGTGCCGGGAAAGATGGTGCCGGGAATGGGAGGGGCCATGGACCTGGTCTCGGGGGCCAGAAGGGTTATAGTCGCCACCACCCATGTAACGAAAAAGGGAGAGCCCAAGATAATACCCAAGTGTACACTGCCCCTCACCGGGACCGACGTGGTGGACACGGTGGTAACCGAGTTCGCCCTGTTCCGGTTTATCGATGGGAAACTGACCCTCTGCGAGATAGCACCGGAGGTCACCCTCGAGGACATCCAGGAACACACGGCAGCCTCCTTCGCCGTGGTGGAAGATCTGCCCACGATGAAGGGCTGCGACATGGAGAAAGAGGAGCGTGAAGCCTGA
- a CDS encoding thiolase family protein: MGKPVILSACRTPGGKYGGSLSKKTAPDLGAIAIAEAIRRSGVSPDDLGEVIMGNGWQAGVGANPARIAMYRAGVPSSIPAFTVNKRCGSSVKTAMLIADRIRLGDIKAGVAGGMESASNVPFLLEGARWGYRMGDKTALDGLHRDGFMCPLAGMMMGATGEILAEENSISREEQDGYALGSHRKAVAAIESGAFREEIVPVTIKDRKKGEITVDTDEIPRADTSLEKLAKLPPVFRKDGTISAGSSSALCDAGSAMVIADEDWARANGYEPLAEILGYSPGALDAEHMGLGPTVATPKALEMAGLKLEDMDLIELNEAFAVQVLAVHRNMPFDMDRCNVFGGAIALGHPIGATGAKLIATLVHGLRRRDQELGLVTACIGGGQGVAMVLKRL; encoded by the coding sequence ATGGGCAAACCGGTAATATTGAGCGCCTGTAGAACTCCCGGGGGAAAATACGGAGGTTCCCTTTCCAAGAAGACCGCTCCGGACCTGGGGGCCATAGCGATAGCCGAGGCTATAAGACGCTCCGGCGTATCACCGGACGACCTGGGAGAGGTGATAATGGGCAACGGATGGCAGGCGGGAGTGGGAGCCAACCCTGCCCGAATCGCCATGTATCGTGCCGGCGTTCCTTCGTCGATTCCGGCCTTCACGGTGAACAAGAGATGCGGTTCCAGCGTCAAGACCGCCATGCTGATAGCAGACAGAATCCGCCTGGGGGACATAAAGGCAGGGGTCGCCGGAGGAATGGAAAGCGCAAGCAACGTCCCCTTCTTGCTGGAAGGAGCCAGATGGGGATACCGAATGGGAGACAAGACGGCTCTGGACGGCCTCCACAGAGACGGATTCATGTGTCCTCTGGCTGGGATGATGATGGGCGCCACCGGGGAGATTCTGGCAGAGGAAAACTCCATTTCCCGGGAGGAACAGGACGGCTACGCCCTGGGAAGCCACAGAAAAGCCGTGGCGGCCATAGAGTCGGGGGCCTTCAGGGAAGAGATAGTTCCCGTGACGATAAAGGACCGTAAAAAGGGCGAGATAACGGTGGACACCGACGAGATACCCAGGGCTGACACCTCTCTGGAAAAGCTGGCGAAACTGCCCCCGGTGTTCCGGAAGGACGGCACCATCTCGGCGGGCAGCAGCTCCGCCCTCTGCGACGCCGGAAGCGCCATGGTAATAGCCGACGAGGACTGGGCAAGGGCCAACGGCTACGAGCCTCTGGCGGAGATACTGGGCTACTCTCCCGGAGCGCTGGACGCCGAACACATGGGGCTTGGACCTACCGTAGCCACCCCGAAAGCCCTGGAGATGGCCGGGCTGAAACTGGAAGACATGGACCTGATAGAGCTGAACGAGGCCTTCGCGGTACAGGTCCTGGCGGTACACCGCAACATGCCCTTCGACATGGACCGATGCAACGTCTTCGGAGGAGCCATAGCCCTGGGACACCCCATAGGCGCGACCGGAGCCAAGCTCATAGCTACCCTGGTCCACGGTCTCAGACGCAGGGACCAGGAGCTTGGGCTGGTCACTGCCTGCATAGGCGGAGGCCAGGGAGTCGCCATGGTGCTCAAACGCCTTTAG